ACCCTCGGGAAGGGAGGAATGGCCTCCGTCTACAGGGCCTACGAGACCGACCTGGATCGGTACGTGGCCCTCAAGGTCCTGCCCGCCGGGTTCCTGCACGACGACAGCTTTTCGGAGCGCTTCCGTCGCGAAGCCAAGGTCATCGCCCGCCTGGAACACCCGCACATCGTGCCCATCCACGCTTTCGGCATCGACGAGGGGGTCCCCTGGATGGCCATGCGGCTCATCGCGGGAGGCACCGTGGCTTCCCTTCTCCGCCAAGGGCCAATAGAGCGGAGCCGCACGGTGCGGATCCTCGAGGACGTGGCCTCGGCCCTCGACTACGCCCACCTGAAGGGGGTCGTCCACCGCGACGTCAAGCCGCCCAACATCCTCCTGGACGAGGAAGACCGCGCTTACCTCGCGGACTTCGGAGTGGCCCGGATAACGGAAGGGTCCACCTTCCTCACCCAGACCGGGGTGCTGGCGGGCACGCCCCAGTACATGGCGCCCGAGCAGGCCCGGTCCGGGGCCGCGACCAACCGCTGCGACATCTACGCGCTCAGCGTGGTCGCGTACGAGATGCTGACGGGCCGCGTCCCCTTCACCGCGGACACTCCGGTGGCGCTGCTGATGCGCCACGTCCAGGATCCGGTGCCCGTCCCCGTCGGCCTGCCGGAGCCTCTGGCCGGGGCCTTGCTCCGCGGTCTGGCCAAGCAGCCCGAGGACCGCTGGCCGTCCGCGCGTGCCCTGGTCGAGGCCCTGAAAGGGGGATTGGGGGTGACGGCCCCCGCCGCCGAGCACAAACCACCCGTCCCGGAAGCGTCCTTCGTCTCGGAGCCGCACCTCGCGGGGGCGGCCCCAAACCGGTGGCCGTCTCCGCGCGCGCTTTTCGGGGGAGCGGCGGTCTTAGGGGTGGTGGCTCTGGCCCTGCTCCTCGCCCGGGAGCGACGGGAGGCGCCGGCCGCGAAACCCCCGTCCCCTGCGCCCGCCGCCGCCGTCTCGTCCGCGCCACCTGCCGTTGCCCCCACGCCGGAGATTCTTCCCTCCCCCACACAAGCGGCGCCTGCCCCCGAGCCGCGGGCGGGGGAGGTCCGCCAAAACCCTAAGGACGGCCTGGAGTACGTCTTTATTCCGCCCGCCGACCGCTTCGCCATGGGCTGCGTCTCCGCCGACCGGGACTGCTACGCGGACGAAAAGCCGGCGCATCGCGTCCACCTCAGCCACGGGTATTGGCTGGGCCGGACGGAGGTTCCGGTGGGGGCCTACAAGCGCTTCAGCACCGCCGCCGGTCGGCCCCTGCCGACCGCGCCCCCCTTCAACGCGGGCTGGACGAACGATGAGCAGCCGATCGTCTACATGACCTGGGCCGACGGCGCGGCGTTCTGCGAGTGGGCGGGGGGCCGGCTGCCCACGGAAGCGGAGTGGGAATACGCGGCCCGCGGGGGGCAGGAGGGGGCCCGGTACCCCTGGGGCAACCAGAGCCCGGTCTGCCGGGAGGGTGCTCCCAACGGCGCCAAGTTCGACGACGGCGGCGCCTGTCGGGGATCGGGGCCTGAGCGGGTGGGCTCCTTCCGGCCCAACCGCTTCGGCCTTTACGACGTGAGCGGCAACGTCTGGGAGTGGTGCTCCGACTGGTACGCCGCCCGGGCCTATGGGACCACACCCGCCACGGACCCCGTGGGGCCCAGCAGCGGCAGCGAGCGCGTCCTGCGCGGCGGGGCCCTCAACTCCAACCAAAAGGGCCTCCGGGTCTCGCTCCGCAACCACCTGGTGCCGGTCAGCCGCAGCATCTACGTGGGCCTGC
The DNA window shown above is from Vicinamibacteria bacterium and carries:
- a CDS encoding bifunctional serine/threonine-protein kinase/formylglycine-generating enzyme family protein, coding for TLGKGGMASVYRAYETDLDRYVALKVLPAGFLHDDSFSERFRREAKVIARLEHPHIVPIHAFGIDEGVPWMAMRLIAGGTVASLLRQGPIERSRTVRILEDVASALDYAHLKGVVHRDVKPPNILLDEEDRAYLADFGVARITEGSTFLTQTGVLAGTPQYMAPEQARSGAATNRCDIYALSVVAYEMLTGRVPFTADTPVALLMRHVQDPVPVPVGLPEPLAGALLRGLAKQPEDRWPSARALVEALKGGLGVTAPAAEHKPPVPEASFVSEPHLAGAAPNRWPSPRALFGGAAVLGVVALALLLARERREAPAAKPPSPAPAAAVSSAPPAVAPTPEILPSPTQAAPAPEPRAGEVRQNPKDGLEYVFIPPADRFAMGCVSADRDCYADEKPAHRVHLSHGYWLGRTEVPVGAYKRFSTAAGRPLPTAPPFNAGWTNDEQPIVYMTWADGAAFCEWAGGRLPTEAEWEYAARGGQEGARYPWGNQSPVCREGAPNGAKFDDGGACRGSGPERVGSFRPNRFGLYDVSGNVWEWCSDWYAARAYGTTPATDPVGPSSGSERVLRGGALNSNQKGLRVSLRNHLVPVSRSIYVGLRCARDDTRP